From the genome of Vicia villosa cultivar HV-30 ecotype Madison, WI linkage group LG2, Vvil1.0, whole genome shotgun sequence, one region includes:
- the LOC131648467 gene encoding uncharacterized protein LOC131648467: MSYTSDDQPNPYGEICIRGPIIWKREIFGKVCKVGVITGHEGPVNYLQASSSNRLGGGFLLYSAVPPIPHSLSCYISYKLFDKMFIPAGSGFASIVIGSFARNLVIDKMAFTQFTLRYSIQYTCWWPFLHWTKSQLGRLQRGLFQAKGNSKHSLRIFAGILTYQEVYTLTIGYHELTGSKISLKKPLLVLKKVKHMDGENCSDVELQVVGIIRHKILFKTRPKALISKPQITSREKQKTIMLGSANSNQVV, encoded by the exons ATGAGCTATACATCTGATGATCAGCCGAACCCCTATGGTGAAATTTGTATCAGGGGTCCCATTATTTGGAAAAGAGAGATTTTTGGTAAAGTTTGTAAAGTTGGGGTTATAACAGGACATGAAGGGCCTGTGAATTATTTGCAAGCTTCATCATCCAATAGACTTGGTGGTGGCTTTTTGTTGTATAGTGCAGTACCGCCAATCCCGCACTCGCTCAG CTGTTATATAAGCTATAAGTtgtttgataaaatgtttatacCAGCTGGTTCAGGTTTTGCTTCTATTGTTATTGGAAGCTTTGCTAGGAACTTAGTTATTGATAAAATG GCCTTCACTCAGTTCA CATTAAGATATAGTATTCAGTACACCTGTTGGTGGCCATTCTTGCACTGGACGAAGAGTCAGTTGGGAAG GCTGCAGAGAGGCTTATTTCAAGCAAAGGGGAACTCAAAACACAGCTTGAGAATTTTCGCAGGGATCCTAACATATCAA GAAGTCTACACTTTAACTATTGGGTACCATGAACTAACAGGGTCAAAGATTTCTTTGAAAAAGCCGTTGTTAGTGCTCAAGAAAGTCAAGCATATGGATGGAGAAAATTGTAGTGATGTTGAGTTGCAGGTTGTTGGAATCATTAGACATAAGATTCTGTTCAAGACCAGACCAAAGGCCCTAATTTCTA AGCCACAGATAACATCTAGAGAAAAGCAAAAGACTATCATGTTAGGCTCTGCAAATTCAAACCAAGTTGTGTAA
- the LOC131645759 gene encoding inositol transporter 1-like: MTIPTIPGSSSYLDIHPERKISMFKNPYILGLTYVASIGGLLFGYDTGVISGALLYIKDDFPAVGQSHFLQETIVSMAVAGAILGAGIGGWINDRFGRKKATIIADVFFLLGAIVMAAAPDPYVLITGRVFVGFGVGVASVTAPVYIAELSPSEIRGALVATNVLMITGGVFVSYLVNLGFAHVPGTWRWMLGVSGVPAVVQFFLMLLLPESPRWLYINRRENDAVIVLGKIYGFDRLEDEVALLTTQSEQDRRKRDDVRFWHVFKSKEIRLAFLAGAGLQAFQQFIGINTVMYYSPTIVQMAGFHSNELALQLSLIVAGLNAAGTVLGIYLIDHAGRKKLALYSLGGIIASLIILSVSFFNQSSATTTTNQSDFYGWLAVAGLALYMAFFSPGMGPVPWTVNSEIYPQEYRGMCGGMSATVNWVSNLIVVQSFLSIADAAGTGPTFLLLAIIAVVAFLFVVFFVPETKGLTFDEVELLWRERAWGKNLDTKTLLEHGSQSS, encoded by the exons ATGACTATACCGACAATTCCAGGAAGCTCTAGCTATTTGGACATACACCCTGAAAGAAAAATTTCTATGTTCAAGAACCCTTACATTCTAGGACTCACTTATGTAGCTAGCATTGGTGGATTGCTTTTCGGCTATGACACTG GTGTTATATCAGGAGCTCTTCTTTATATTAAAGATGATTTTCCCGCCGTCGGACAAAGTCATTTTCTTCAGGAAACAATTGTCAGCATGGCAGTGGCTGGTGCAATTCTCGGAGCAGGAATAGGAGGTTGGATTAACGATCGTTTCGGAAGAAAAAAGGCAACCATCATTGCAGATGTTTTCTTCCTTCTTGGAGCAATTGTCATGGCTGCTGCACCAGATCCTTATGTTCTCATAACTGGCCGTGTTTTCGTTGGTTTTGGTGTTGGTGTTGCTTCAGTTACTGCTCCTGTTTATATTGCAGAATTATCACCATCAGAAATAAGAGGAGCACTAGTTGCCACAAATGTGCTTATGATAACCGGTGGAGTGTTTGTTTCTTATCTCGTAAATCTTGGTTTTGCACATGTCCCCGGGACATGGCGATGGATGCTGGGAGTTTCGGGTGTGCCAGCAGTAGTTCAGTTTTTTCTCATGCTCTTGTTGCCAGAATCTCCCAGATGGCTCTACATAAAT AGAAGGGAAAATGACGCCGTTATTGTGCTTGGTAAGATATATGGCTTTGATCGTTTAGAGGATGAAGTTGCTTTGCTTACAACTCAGTCTGAGCAAGACCGACGAAAAAGAGATGATGTCAGATTCTGGCATGTTTTTAAATCAAAAGAGATCAGACTTGCATTCCTTGCTGGTGCTGGACTACAG GCTTTTCAGCAATTTATAGGTATAAACACAGTGATGTACTACAGTCCAACAATTGTTCAAATGGCTGGCTTTCACTCCAATGAGTTGGCTCTTCAGCTCTCTCTCATAGTTGCCGGCTTGAATGCTGCCGGAACCGTTCTTGGCATTTACCTTATTGATCATGCAGGCCGGAAAAAATTGGCGTTATATAGCTTAGGAGGAATAATCGCATCGCTGATAATCTTATCGGTCTCGTTTTTTAACCAATCTTCTGCCACTACTACAACAAATCAAAGTGACTTCTATGGATGGCTTGCAGTTGCCGGTTTGGCCTTATATATGGCTTTCTTCTCGCCGGGGATGGGGCCGGTGCCGTGGACAGTGAACTCTGAAATATATCCACAAGAGTACCGAGGAATGTGTGGAGGCATGTCAGCTACTGTGAATTGGGTTTCGAATTTGATTGTGGTGCAGTCATTTCTATCTATTGCAGATGCTGCCGGGACCGGTCCTACtttcttgcttcttgctataaTAGCTGTGGTTGCATTTTTGTTTGTGGTTTTCTTTGTTCCAGAAACCAAAGGATTGACATTTGATGAAGTGGAACTGTTGTGGAGGGAGAGAGCTTGGGGTAAAAATCTTGACACTAAAACCCTTCTTGAGCATGGAAGTCAATCCTCTTAG